One Thalassotalea sediminis DNA segment encodes these proteins:
- the cgtA gene encoding Obg family GTPase CgtA, which produces MKFVDEAEIRVEAGDGGNGCVSFRREKYVEFGGPNGGDGGDGGDVYLIADENLNTLIDYRFERFHRAQRGENGKSRDMTGKRGEDLVLKVPVGTRAVDVDTEEQLGDLTTHKQKLMVAKGGWHGLGNSRFKSSTNRAPRQKTDGTLGEIRSLKLELLLLADVGLLGLPNAGKSTLIRSVSAAKPKVADYPFTTLVPNLGVVRLNAQRSFVIADIPGLIEGAADGAGLGTQFLKHLERCRVLLHVVDVMPIDGSDPLENAQTIINELEKHSDKLADKPRWLIFNKVDLMLEKEAKEVTERIIKGLDWQDRVFEISAFNKQGTEELCQELMTFIETLPGEIEEETPEDKAVEFKWDTYHQEAIDEIDDDLDDEDWDEDDYDVEVEYRR; this is translated from the coding sequence ATGAAATTTGTCGACGAAGCAGAAATCCGTGTAGAAGCAGGTGATGGCGGTAACGGCTGTGTCAGCTTTCGCAGAGAAAAGTACGTAGAGTTCGGAGGCCCAAACGGTGGTGATGGCGGCGACGGCGGCGATGTCTACTTGATCGCTGATGAAAACCTAAACACTTTGATAGACTATCGTTTCGAACGTTTTCACCGCGCACAACGTGGCGAAAATGGTAAAAGCCGAGATATGACAGGTAAACGTGGCGAAGATTTAGTGCTTAAAGTGCCAGTGGGTACACGTGCTGTAGATGTAGATACAGAAGAACAGTTAGGTGATTTAACTACCCATAAGCAAAAACTGATGGTTGCTAAAGGCGGTTGGCATGGCCTAGGTAATTCACGTTTTAAAAGTAGTACAAATCGTGCGCCACGTCAGAAAACAGATGGTACATTAGGTGAGATACGTAGCTTAAAGCTGGAATTGTTGTTACTTGCTGACGTTGGTTTATTAGGGTTACCTAACGCTGGAAAATCAACCTTAATTCGCAGTGTTTCTGCTGCAAAACCTAAAGTTGCAGATTATCCCTTTACAACGCTAGTGCCTAATTTAGGTGTAGTACGACTTAATGCACAGCGTAGTTTTGTTATTGCTGACATTCCTGGTTTAATTGAAGGTGCCGCAGATGGAGCAGGTCTAGGAACACAGTTTTTAAAGCATTTAGAGCGTTGTCGCGTGCTATTACATGTTGTCGATGTTATGCCTATTGATGGCTCTGATCCGCTCGAAAATGCGCAGACCATTATCAACGAATTGGAAAAGCATTCAGACAAATTGGCTGATAAACCTCGTTGGTTAATATTCAACAAGGTCGATTTAATGCTTGAAAAAGAGGCGAAAGAAGTTACAGAACGCATTATTAAAGGGTTAGACTGGCAAGATCGCGTTTTTGAAATATCAGCCTTTAATAAGCAAGGAACAGAAGAGCTTTGCCAAGAGTTAATGACCTTTATTGAAACGCTTCCTGGTGAAATTGAAGAAGAAACACCAGAAGATAAAGCGGTTGAGTTTAAGTGGGACACTTACCATCAAGAAGCCATTGATGAAATTGATGATGATCTTGATGATGAAGACTGGGATGAAGATGATTATGACGTAGAGGTCGAATACCGACGTTAA
- a CDS encoding PepSY-associated TM helix domain-containing protein, with the protein MKLILRRIHLLLALTSALFLLSLSISGALLLYAKDIQSSLFPQQWTIPESISAINVEQVIGSIEQQYNVKVAFITLPKETTAPWQVRLANGNYLNVDPEARSVIHQYDYYSTFYGFLMAFHRWLALDNTNKPLKVVMSIASLCLVLQLFLGGYLWLKPKKPLRRLKVRWKANNKIKYAQLHNLMGVILFVPLLLIAVSGMAFHWKDQIKFTLNLLFVDEIQSSIKPQVKTQKNTIVALNNALINGQKTFPQATLYRIYLPIKPNEPISLRYTQPEEAHGNSWVWLSPETGVPIKHFDASKTNVVTQVWNFRYPFHVGEFIGWPIKLLWLIISLTPVFFLVTGFYLYFARQPTKVVQSKINNEELA; encoded by the coding sequence ATGAAATTAATACTGCGTCGGATACATTTACTGCTCGCACTAACAAGTGCACTATTTCTGCTATCATTATCTATCTCCGGCGCACTTTTACTCTATGCAAAAGACATTCAAAGTTCACTATTTCCTCAACAGTGGACAATCCCTGAATCTATATCTGCAATTAACGTTGAACAAGTAATAGGCTCAATTGAACAGCAATATAATGTAAAGGTTGCGTTCATTACCTTACCTAAAGAAACAACGGCACCGTGGCAAGTTAGACTGGCAAACGGTAACTATCTAAATGTTGATCCAGAAGCTCGCTCGGTTATACATCAATACGATTATTATTCAACATTTTACGGTTTTTTAATGGCATTTCATCGCTGGCTAGCTCTTGATAATACGAATAAGCCCCTAAAAGTAGTTATGTCGATCGCAAGCCTTTGTTTAGTTTTACAGTTATTTTTAGGAGGCTATTTATGGTTAAAGCCCAAAAAGCCACTGAGACGTTTAAAAGTAAGGTGGAAAGCAAACAATAAAATAAAATATGCTCAGTTACATAACTTAATGGGCGTTATTCTATTTGTACCCTTATTATTAATTGCTGTTTCAGGCATGGCCTTTCACTGGAAGGATCAGATTAAATTCACGCTAAATTTATTGTTTGTCGATGAAATACAATCGTCTATTAAGCCACAAGTTAAAACGCAAAAGAATACCATTGTCGCGCTGAATAATGCGCTAATTAACGGTCAAAAGACATTTCCACAGGCAACATTATACCGCATATATTTGCCGATAAAGCCGAATGAACCTATAAGTTTACGGTACACGCAACCTGAAGAAGCGCACGGAAATTCGTGGGTTTGGTTGTCACCAGAAACAGGCGTTCCAATTAAGCATTTTGATGCAAGTAAGACGAATGTGGTTACCCAAGTGTGGAACTTTAGATACCCCTTTCACGTTGGGGAATTCATTGGTTGGCCTATTAAACTACTTTGGTTAATCATCAGCTTAACGCCAGTGTTTTTTCTAGTGACTGGCTTTTATCTTTATTTCGCAAGACAACCAACGAAAGTCGTTCAAAGTAAGATAAATAACGAAGAGTTGGCCTAA
- the rpmA gene encoding 50S ribosomal protein L27 codes for MAHKKAAGSTKNGRDSESKRLGVKRFGGETVLAGNIIVRQRGTKFHAGDNMGIGKDHTLFALSDGKVQFEVKGPKNRKYVSIIAE; via the coding sequence ATGGCACATAAGAAGGCAGCAGGTAGTACTAAAAACGGTCGCGATTCAGAAAGTAAACGCTTAGGTGTTAAACGTTTTGGCGGCGAAACAGTATTAGCAGGTAACATTATTGTTCGTCAACGTGGTACTAAATTCCACGCTGGTGACAACATGGGTATCGGTAAAGACCACACTTTATTCGCTTTATCTGACGGTAAAGTTCAGTTTGAAGTAAAAGGTCCAAAAAACCGCAAATATGTAAGCATTATTGCTGAGTAA